In Primulina eburnea isolate SZY01 chromosome 3, ASM2296580v1, whole genome shotgun sequence, one DNA window encodes the following:
- the LOC140827824 gene encoding probable folate-biopterin transporter 9, chloroplastic — MAPALVLSADQFFPINSCTQNPLKLPILFPLKSKIHCSSHQKNPKKCLNWYKRSKAHVVNPCIITPDEQLPQISIKPAKDQVFRKKSGFFEKGRQEMLVLCGFGYYMNGFRGFPWLALNFHMAYNLNMDPAVLQIVQNCGNLPMVAKPLYGILSDALYIGGARRIPYVSIGVLLQALSWGSLALIPIASVACPALLAFVLLSNLGASISEVAKDALVAEYGHANKMPGLQSYAVMASSIGGILGNLFGGFFLLKTQQTKSMFLAFAALLAFQLTLSLKTSEESLNLPHMSNNDLVKKSIQQSIKKQYSDLMVAIKEESIFRPLFWVVSSILMVPILSGSLFCYQTHCLNLDPSIIGMSKVTGQLILLSLTLLYDRFGKNISLRKVAGIVQVLYASTLLLDLILVKQINLQIGIPNEVFALCFSGLAETVAQFKLLPFYVLIASLAPPGCEGSLMSFLASSLCFSSTASGFLGVGLASFLGISSGDYTLLPLGIVIQFFLALLPLRWIEYVPVSRNIPETYKKVGRSKRTRRNRRVGRVLYDFLYSYRRERESDMQR; from the exons ATGGCTCCTGCGTTGGTTTTGAGCGCCGACCAATTTTTCCCTATCAATTCATGTACCCAAAACCCTTTGAAACTTCCTATTTTGTTTCCATTAAAATCCAAGATTCATTGTTCCTCCCACCAGAAGAATCCCAAGAAGTGCTTGAATTGGTACAAAAGGAGCAAAGCCCATGTGGTGAATCCATGTATCATAACCCCAGATGAACAATTACCCCAAATCAGTATCAAACCGGCGAAGGATCAAGTGTTTAGGAAAAAGAGTGGATTTTTTGAGAAGGGCAGACAAGAAATGCTGGTTTTGTGTGGATTTGGCTACTATATGAATGGTTTCAGGGGATTTCCTTGGTTGGCACTTAATTTTCACATGGCATACAATCTGAACATGGATCCAGCTGTGTTGCAGATTGTGCAGAATTGTGGTAATTTGCCTATGGTGGCTAAGCCTTTGTATGGTATCTTGTCTGATGCTCTTTATATTGGCGGTGCTCGTAGGATTCCTTATGTTTCCATTGGAG TTCTTTTGCAGGCTTTATCCTGGGGATCGCTGGCATTAATCCCAATAGCTAGTGTAGCTTGTCCAGCTTTACTAGCGTTTGTTCTATTAAGCAATCTTGGAGCATCCATTTCGGAAGTTGCGAAAGATGCCCTTGTTGCTGAATATGGTCATGCAAACAAAATGCCTGGTCTCCAATCTTACGCCGTCATGGCCTCGTCCATTGGTGGGATTTTAGGGAACCTTTTTGGTGGATTTTTCTTGCTAAAAACACAGCAAACGAAGTCAATGTTCCTAGCATTTGCCGCCTTACTCGCATTTCAATTGACATTATCTCTAAAAACGAGCGAGGAATCCCTTAATTTACCTCATATGTCAAATAATGATCTTGTGAAAAAATCCATACAACAGAGCATCAAGAAACAATATTCTGATCTTATGGTGGCTATTAAAGAAGAGAGCATCTTCCGACCTCTGTTTTGGGTTGTATCATCTATTCTGATGGTCCCGATTCTATCAGGCTCATTATTTTGCTACCAAACACACTGTCTGAATCTTGACCCTTCCATCATCGGAATGTCAAAAGTAACCGGCCAGTTGATACTTCTTTCTTTAACATTGCTATATGACCGGTTTGGTAAGAATATTTCTCTTAGAAAGGTTGCTGGTATCGTGCAAGTTTTGTACGCTTCCACCCTTCTCCTTGATCTTATACTGGTGAAGCAGATAAATCTTCAAATCGGGATCCCAAATGAGGTGTTTGCTCTTTGTTTTTCGGGGTTGGCAGAAACTGTCGCACAGTTTAAGCTCTTGCCATTCTATGTGCTCATTGCTAGTTTGGCTCCACCGGGTTGTGAAGGATCTTTAATGTCCTTTTTAGCATCTTCCTTGTGCTTTTCGTCCACCGCTAGTGGATTCTTGGGGGTTGGATTGGCTAGTTTTCTTGGAATATCATCTGGAGATTACACTCTCCTGCCTTTAGGAATTGTTATACAGTTTTTTCTTGCTTTACTTCCCCTACGTTGGATTGAATATGTGCCCGTGTCGCGAAATATTCCTGAAACGTATAAGAAGGTGGGGAGAAGTAAGAGGACTCGAAGAAACCGACGGGTTGGGAGGGTCTTGTATGATTTTTTATATTCTTATCGCAGAGAGAGGGAGTCGGATATGCAGAGATGA